Proteins encoded by one window of Flavobacterium sp. N502540:
- a CDS encoding oligosaccharide flippase family protein: MVKSKFSETIAANKRHINSSFFLFSINFVNFIYPLLISPIIIKKCGLEGFGLVILFQSIFIFIASITDYGFNINATREITLNERNKEFVNRHFFTIGYTKAILFIVAFLFSLVIYTFLPKANEYSFLYFSSFSILIGRAFNPLWILRALHKIKYFFYFFILFKLISFLIIYFFLNDINNLFLINLTIGLSDFLTCFFSVIVLFSKMKWHFYKPNVLVVKNEITAGFAIFIQVISINANAYLNPMILGLFVNEYALGIYCVVEKIILLVKFCGSFVIQSIFPKACELVAKSLFDYKLLAQKLFLFLLISMIIAGVFLTGFSDLIVSYFLKTNRLACSKFLIYSAWIPFVVAINMVPYMTFMVFNKQKKITFIMIFSVLLNVVVNGILSKKFGIYGMATGIYVTEMFISISLWIILIFKFPKLNFFKNDK, translated from the coding sequence ATGGTTAAAAGTAAATTTTCGGAAACTATTGCCGCAAATAAAAGGCATATCAATTCTTCCTTTTTTTTGTTTTCGATTAATTTCGTCAATTTTATTTATCCATTGTTAATTTCTCCAATAATTATTAAAAAATGCGGGCTTGAAGGTTTTGGATTAGTCATTTTATTTCAGTCTATTTTTATTTTTATTGCTTCAATTACAGATTACGGCTTTAACATTAATGCGACAAGGGAAATTACATTAAATGAGAGAAATAAAGAATTTGTAAACAGACATTTTTTTACTATAGGTTATACCAAAGCAATTCTATTTATAGTAGCTTTCCTATTTTCACTAGTTATATACACCTTTCTACCGAAAGCAAATGAGTATTCATTTTTATATTTTTCTTCATTTTCAATATTAATCGGTAGAGCTTTTAATCCATTGTGGATTCTCAGGGCGTTGCATAAAATTAAATATTTTTTCTATTTTTTTATACTCTTCAAACTAATAAGTTTTTTAATCATTTACTTTTTTCTAAATGATATAAACAATTTGTTTTTAATAAATTTAACTATTGGACTATCTGATTTTTTAACTTGTTTTTTTTCAGTTATTGTTCTGTTTTCTAAAATGAAATGGCATTTTTACAAACCAAATGTTTTGGTTGTTAAAAATGAAATCACAGCAGGTTTTGCAATTTTTATTCAAGTAATTTCTATAAATGCAAATGCTTATTTGAACCCAATGATTTTGGGGCTATTTGTAAATGAATATGCACTAGGAATTTACTGTGTAGTTGAAAAAATTATATTACTGGTTAAATTTTGCGGTTCTTTTGTAATTCAAAGTATTTTTCCAAAAGCTTGTGAATTAGTAGCCAAAAGTCTCTTTGATTATAAACTATTAGCTCAGAAGTTATTTTTATTTTTACTAATTTCAATGATTATTGCTGGAGTATTCTTAACTGGTTTTTCAGACCTGATTGTTTCCTATTTTTTAAAGACCAACAGATTAGCGTGTAGTAAATTTTTAATTTACAGTGCCTGGATTCCTTTTGTAGTGGCTATAAATATGGTTCCGTATATGACATTTATGGTTTTTAATAAACAAAAAAAAATAACATTTATTATGATATTTTCTGTATTATTGAATGTTGTAGTCAATGGAATACTATCAAAAAAGTTCGGAATCTATGGTATGGCTACTGGAATTTACGTTACAGAGATGTTTATTTCAATATCTTTATGGATAATTTTAATATTTAAATTCCCAAAACTTAATTTTTTTAAAAATGATAAATAA
- a CDS encoding peptidase: MTSKKFNFRKSLFIKNRLVILNEDTFEEIFSFKLNLMNVFVTFTLGGIFLILITTFIIAFTPLREFIPGYSSSELKKNATELAIKSDSLETALKKNEAYIKGIQKVLRGELEYAKFNKDSILAETDEPSEVDMKASEEEIKLREEVAKMEKESGEKSRNKKKSDKN; this comes from the coding sequence ATGACCAGTAAAAAGTTCAATTTCAGGAAAAGTTTATTCATTAAGAACCGATTGGTGATTTTGAATGAGGATACTTTTGAAGAAATTTTTTCGTTCAAACTTAATTTAATGAACGTTTTTGTGACGTTTACTTTGGGTGGAATTTTTTTGATTTTAATTACTACTTTCATCATTGCTTTTACACCTTTGCGCGAGTTTATTCCGGGGTATTCTTCCTCTGAATTAAAAAAGAATGCGACAGAATTGGCGATAAAATCAGATTCATTGGAAACTGCTTTAAAGAAAAATGAGGCTTATATAAAAGGGATTCAAAAGGTTTTAAGAGGAGAATTGGAATATGCAAAATTCAATAAAGATTCTATTTTAGCAGAAACTGATGAGCCTTCGGAGGTGGATATGAAAGCTTCGGAAGAAGAAATTAAATTAAGAGAAGAAGTGGCCAAAATGGAGAAGGAGTCGGGTGAGAAATCCCGAAATAAAAAGAAAAGTGACAAGAATTAA
- a CDS encoding GH3 auxin-responsive promoter family protein: protein MSIKSVAAKLFASTIYYQTKAWANKPVETQQAVFKSLIHSAKETQFGEDHHFDKIKTVHDFRKRVPVRDYEDLKPYIDKVRMGEKNILWKGKPLYFAKTSGTTSGAKYIPLTKESMPFHIEASRNAILHYIYETGNADFVDGKMIFLQGSPILIEKYGIKFGRLSGIGAHFVPKYLQKNRMPSWETNCIEDWETKIDAIVEETIEQDMTIISGIPSWVQMYFERLQEKSGGKKITDLFKNFQLFIYGGVNYEPYRAKFENLMGRKVDSIELFPASEGFFAYQDSQKEKGMLLLLNSGIFYEFIKADEFFEPNPKCLTIGEVETGVNYALIISTNAGLWRYNIGDTVQFTSLFPHKVIVSGRIKHFISAFGEHVIANEVENAMKEATQGTKVVINEFTVAPQINPSNGLPYHEWLIEFETEPENMDVFAEAIDSSMRKQNIYYDDLITGNVLRKVVVSKVSKNGFQEYMKSQGKLGGQNKIPRLSNNRDIADNLK, encoded by the coding sequence ATGTCTATTAAGTCAGTAGCAGCAAAATTATTTGCCAGCACCATATATTATCAAACCAAAGCCTGGGCCAACAAACCGGTCGAAACCCAACAAGCTGTATTTAAGAGTTTAATACACAGTGCCAAAGAAACCCAGTTTGGAGAAGATCATCATTTTGATAAGATAAAAACAGTTCATGATTTTAGAAAACGTGTACCTGTTCGGGATTATGAAGATTTAAAGCCCTACATCGATAAGGTGAGGATGGGGGAAAAAAACATTCTTTGGAAAGGAAAACCGCTTTATTTTGCTAAAACTTCGGGGACAACTTCCGGAGCCAAATACATTCCGCTTACCAAAGAGTCGATGCCTTTTCATATTGAAGCATCCAGAAATGCGATTCTGCACTACATTTATGAAACCGGAAATGCTGATTTTGTTGATGGTAAAATGATTTTTCTTCAGGGAAGTCCCATTTTAATTGAAAAATACGGAATCAAATTTGGAAGATTGTCGGGGATAGGGGCACATTTTGTACCAAAATATCTTCAAAAAAACCGAATGCCATCCTGGGAAACCAATTGTATTGAAGACTGGGAAACGAAGATTGACGCTATTGTTGAGGAAACGATTGAACAGGATATGACCATTATTTCGGGAATTCCGTCATGGGTACAAATGTATTTTGAGCGCTTACAGGAAAAAAGCGGAGGTAAGAAAATCACGGATTTGTTTAAAAACTTTCAATTGTTTATTTACGGAGGTGTGAATTACGAGCCGTATCGTGCCAAGTTTGAAAATCTAATGGGCAGAAAGGTAGACAGTATCGAACTGTTTCCCGCTTCAGAAGGCTTTTTCGCGTATCAGGATTCTCAAAAAGAAAAAGGGATGCTGCTGTTGCTGAACTCAGGAATTTTTTACGAATTTATCAAAGCAGATGAGTTTTTTGAACCAAATCCAAAATGTCTGACCATTGGAGAAGTAGAGACAGGTGTTAACTATGCTTTGATTATTTCAACAAATGCTGGGCTCTGGCGTTATAATATTGGAGATACAGTACAATTTACTTCTTTATTTCCACATAAAGTTATTGTTTCGGGCCGAATCAAACACTTTATTTCAGCTTTTGGAGAACATGTGATTGCAAACGAGGTCGAAAATGCAATGAAAGAAGCCACACAAGGAACTAAAGTTGTAATTAACGAGTTTACAGTTGCTCCTCAAATAAACCCTTCAAATGGATTACCGTATCATGAATGGCTGATTGAATTTGAAACAGAACCGGAAAATATGGACGTTTTTGCAGAAGCAATTGATAGTTCAATGCGAAAACAAAATATCTATTACGATGATTTGATTACCGGAAATGTTTTGCGTAAAGTTGTGGTAAGCAAAGTATCAAAAAATGGATTTCAGGAATACATGAAATCGCAGGGAAAATTAGGAGGTCAGAACAAAATACCAAGATTATCAAATAATAGAGATATTGCCGATAATTTAAAGTAA
- a CDS encoding glycosyltransferase: MKKALISDWYYVNGGAEKVIHSINSIWDDFDHFALIDFLKDEDRKFILNGKKARTSFIQKLPTVKKNHRKFLQLFPIAIERFDLSDYDLIISSSSAVAKGVRTRKDQLHICYCHSPMRYAWDLQDQYLKDSGLDKGLKGFYAKYVLQKIRKWDVSNSENVDYFIANSNYIAERIKKIYNREATVIYPPVDVEFFSLEEQKDNYYFTASRLVSYKKIQLIVEAFNELPHLKLIVAGDGPEFQKLQTIAKSNIEFVGFVEASSLKNYMQKAKAFVFAAEEDFGIIPVEAQACGTPVIALAKGGTLETVVEKKTGVFFKEQSSQSIKEAVIDFEKIKFSPKVIREHAMKFSKERFESEMRAFVNEKLA, from the coding sequence ATGAAAAAAGCATTAATTAGCGATTGGTATTATGTAAATGGAGGTGCTGAAAAAGTAATACATTCCATAAATTCAATCTGGGATGATTTTGATCATTTCGCACTGATTGATTTTTTAAAGGATGAAGACCGAAAGTTTATTTTGAATGGAAAAAAAGCAAGGACTAGCTTTATTCAAAAACTTCCAACGGTAAAGAAAAACCACCGTAAATTTTTACAGCTATTTCCAATAGCCATAGAGCGGTTTGACTTAAGTGATTATGATCTTATAATTAGTTCCTCATCAGCGGTAGCAAAAGGAGTACGAACCCGAAAAGATCAGCTTCATATTTGTTATTGTCATTCGCCTATGCGATATGCCTGGGATTTGCAGGATCAGTACTTAAAAGATTCAGGCTTAGATAAAGGTTTAAAAGGATTTTATGCAAAGTATGTTTTGCAGAAAATAAGAAAATGGGATGTTTCAAACTCTGAAAATGTCGATTATTTTATTGCCAATTCTAATTATATAGCTGAAAGAATAAAGAAAATTTATAATCGTGAAGCAACGGTTATTTATCCTCCCGTTGATGTTGAATTTTTTAGTTTAGAAGAACAGAAGGATAATTATTACTTTACAGCTTCACGCTTAGTTTCTTATAAAAAAATACAATTAATCGTAGAAGCTTTTAATGAATTACCACATTTAAAATTAATTGTTGCCGGAGACGGACCGGAATTTCAAAAACTTCAGACAATTGCTAAAAGTAATATTGAATTTGTTGGATTTGTAGAAGCCAGTAGTTTAAAAAACTATATGCAAAAAGCAAAAGCGTTTGTTTTTGCCGCCGAAGAAGATTTCGGAATTATTCCGGTAGAAGCACAGGCCTGTGGTACTCCGGTTATTGCTTTAGCAAAAGGCGGCACTTTAGAAACAGTTGTTGAAAAGAAGACGGGAGTTTTTTTCAAAGAACAATCATCACAAAGTATAAAAGAAGCCGTAATTGACTTCGAAAAGATAAAATTTAGTCCCAAGGTAATCCGGGAACATGCAATGAAGTTTTCGAAGGAACGTTTTGAAAGTGAAATGAGAGCTTTTGTTAATGAGAAACTAGCATAA
- a CDS encoding class I SAM-dependent methyltransferase: MINKLNIGCGNDIKKGFVNLDVSQLPGVDVVCDIEKNKLPFEDNFFEYILCNDVLEHVEYVKVLKEIHRILKPGGIVEIRVPHFTSSNNFIDPTHKKMFSFRTFSFFIDNIRYKRNYYFDFKFSEMLYSKITFMRKNPLNWPFFIWVNINDTTRKIYEETFFRNLAPAYNVEVKLKK; the protein is encoded by the coding sequence ATGATAAATAAGCTCAATATTGGCTGTGGAAATGATATTAAAAAAGGATTCGTTAATTTAGATGTTTCGCAATTACCTGGTGTTGACGTAGTTTGTGATATCGAAAAGAATAAACTTCCGTTTGAAGATAATTTTTTTGAATATATTTTATGTAATGATGTTTTAGAACATGTAGAGTATGTAAAGGTTTTAAAAGAAATTCATCGAATTTTAAAACCAGGAGGAATTGTAGAAATTAGAGTTCCCCATTTTACATCCAGTAACAATTTTATAGATCCTACACATAAAAAAATGTTTTCATTTAGAACCTTTAGTTTTTTTATTGATAACATTCGATATAAACGTAATTATTATTTTGATTTTAAGTTTAGCGAAATGTTATATTCAAAAATAACGTTTATGCGCAAAAACCCTTTAAACTGGCCTTTTTTTATTTGGGTGAATATCAATGATACTACTAGAAAAATATATGAAGAAACATTCTTTCGTAATTTAGCGCCAGCTTATAATGTTGAGGTTAAACTTAAAAAGTAA
- a CDS encoding O-antigen ligase family protein: MKQLILQYNKSVVYFFLIAIALFPILPKGVESILMFGGFLFSLSYFIFEGKKFWSKEKTIELLLFSSLFLIFVFSLFYTIDIKTGIKFIIRLLPSVLFPAIFLFNNTDLLNTKKFQVITNVYCLAVGLVLFFLHITLFHELYNSSLKFWDFRQLIENKIEVHGTYLAMWIGFAIIILVYKIRIESKKYFITFIFLFMMGYFFYWQYIIGSRMPFVATIIVCFFCLFKNAMQITIASVLLISLTFILVFKVDRIGERFEKLKNYKLSFPEGKYEDNYPNISNEQIRNGIYFCGYEIFKAEPIVGYGVGDVDVKLQSCYDEQYRNTDTYKVTSYNSHNEYLNIILSSGILGLVLFLFSQYRLLKRAFHYKLGIYISFVFFIFLNFSFENILSRHDGVIFFGFFNSLLFFQKNNLNEKSIN; encoded by the coding sequence ATGAAGCAGTTAATTTTACAATATAACAAATCGGTCGTCTATTTTTTTTTAATAGCAATAGCACTCTTTCCTATTTTACCAAAAGGAGTGGAAAGCATTTTAATGTTTGGTGGATTTTTATTTTCATTGTCTTATTTTATTTTCGAAGGAAAAAAATTCTGGAGCAAAGAAAAAACAATAGAGCTTTTACTATTCTCTTCTCTGTTTCTAATTTTTGTTTTTTCATTGTTTTATACAATTGATATTAAGACAGGGATTAAATTTATAATACGACTTTTACCTTCTGTTTTATTTCCCGCAATTTTCCTGTTTAATAACACAGATCTTCTGAATACTAAGAAATTTCAGGTAATTACAAATGTTTATTGCTTGGCTGTGGGATTAGTTTTGTTTTTCTTACACATAACGTTGTTTCATGAATTATACAATTCAAGTTTAAAGTTCTGGGATTTTAGACAACTTATCGAAAACAAAATAGAAGTACATGGCACTTATTTGGCAATGTGGATTGGTTTTGCGATAATTATTTTAGTTTATAAAATTAGAATTGAATCAAAAAAGTATTTTATCACTTTCATATTTTTATTTATGATGGGATATTTTTTCTATTGGCAATACATCATCGGATCCAGAATGCCTTTTGTGGCAACTATTATAGTTTGCTTTTTTTGTTTGTTTAAGAACGCAATGCAAATTACAATTGCCAGTGTCTTGTTAATTAGTTTGACGTTTATTTTAGTTTTTAAAGTAGATCGAATAGGAGAAAGATTTGAAAAACTAAAAAATTACAAACTTTCTTTTCCAGAAGGAAAATATGAAGATAATTATCCTAATATTAGTAATGAACAGATTAGAAACGGAATTTATTTTTGTGGTTATGAAATCTTTAAAGCTGAACCAATCGTAGGTTATGGAGTAGGAGATGTTGATGTCAAATTACAATCTTGCTATGATGAACAATATAGAAATACAGATACTTATAAAGTTACCAGTTATAATTCGCACAATGAATATTTAAACATAATTCTGTCTTCGGGAATTTTAGGACTTGTTTTATTTTTATTTTCGCAGTATCGTCTTTTAAAACGAGCATTTCATTATAAATTAGGGATTTATATTTCATTTGTATTTTTTATTTTCCTTAATTTTTCTTTTGAGAATATTTTAAGCAGACATGATGGAGTTATCTTTTTTGGGTTTTTTAATTCTTTATTATTTTTTCAAAAGAACAATTTAAATGAAAAAAGCATTAATTAG
- a CDS encoding glycosyltransferase family 4 protein, giving the protein MKLVIDIRLINASGIGTYLKNVIPGVLQNFDEVLVLGNTKEIECFDWSKKIKIIEFNAKVYSLKEQFQYPKIIPSCDVLWCPHFNTPLLPVKAQKIVTTIHDVYHLTDEASISQLKRKYARILFQNAVEKSSLIFTVSEFSKAEILKYTKADSQKIDVVYCGVNKLLFENSEAKYDLKLPDNYILYVGNIKPHKNLIVLLKAYNALSEEFRSKYKLVFIGKKDGFLTQDNDIHSFIKNNNLQKDITFTGYVNDSEIPDIYHNANLFVFPSLYEGFGLPILEALASGTKVLSSNAASLPEIGGEAVVYFDPKDDVGLGKLIQDNIVDSSKGKFLSAEAHKQLEKFTWEKSIKKHLNAFKKLE; this is encoded by the coding sequence ATGAAATTAGTAATTGATATTCGTTTAATAAATGCTTCTGGCATTGGAACGTATTTAAAGAACGTAATCCCTGGAGTTTTACAGAACTTTGATGAGGTTTTAGTTTTGGGTAATACCAAAGAAATTGAATGTTTTGATTGGAGTAAAAAGATAAAAATAATCGAATTTAATGCTAAAGTTTATTCTCTTAAAGAACAGTTTCAATACCCAAAAATAATTCCAAGTTGCGATGTTTTATGGTGTCCACATTTTAATACGCCGCTTTTACCTGTAAAAGCTCAAAAAATAGTAACAACAATTCATGATGTATATCATTTAACAGATGAAGCTTCAATTTCACAATTGAAGAGAAAATATGCGAGGATTTTATTTCAAAATGCAGTTGAAAAATCAAGTTTAATTTTTACAGTTTCAGAGTTTTCAAAAGCTGAAATTTTAAAATATACCAAAGCTGATTCTCAAAAAATAGATGTGGTATATTGTGGTGTAAATAAATTATTATTCGAAAATTCAGAAGCAAAGTACGATCTTAAACTTCCGGACAATTATATTCTATATGTTGGAAATATAAAACCACATAAAAATTTAATTGTTTTATTAAAAGCTTATAACGCATTATCAGAAGAGTTTAGATCAAAATATAAATTGGTTTTTATAGGTAAGAAAGATGGATTTTTAACTCAAGATAATGATATTCATAGTTTTATAAAGAATAATAATCTGCAAAAAGATATTACATTTACGGGTTATGTAAATGATTCTGAGATTCCGGATATCTATCATAATGCAAATCTATTTGTATTTCCTTCACTCTATGAAGGTTTTGGGTTACCCATCCTTGAGGCACTTGCAAGTGGAACAAAAGTGTTAAGTTCAAATGCAGCAAGCTTACCGGAAATAGGTGGAGAAGCGGTTGTTTATTTTGATCCAAAGGACGATGTTGGGTTAGGAAAATTGATACAGGATAATATTGTAGACTCATCAAAAGGTAAATTTTTGTCCGCTGAGGCACATAAACAATTAGAGAAATTTACGTGGGAAAAATCGATTAAAAAGCATCTAAATGCTTTCAAAAAGTTAGAATGA
- a CDS encoding O-antigen ligase family protein, whose amino-acid sequence MKINRNNLRLILTVCLITFCIQTPDVKLGFVKFSELLLLLAAPFLLKKPINKFIFYFFVFFTIEAILGLIITSTHHFDILGPSKFKAPYVITIARYLELVSCISLSIITFRLFKNNEDQSKKIIDYLVNWNILITGFFFFVYILVKIGLLPIYSSIVIYDNDRLRGLYNEGGPFGLMLSFIFILSFFQKKTKYRFFKQFFLFIIIAFFARSKAGILFSVIWIALFNFEILKNKLRLVIFPMIFVFLAGFYFLFMNVSSMYVTELNRVKQSIRERPKDINLILGRISGVYIVPNMVEQNTIFGIGLGNYPLLRNNAEYRTFFPKPPKKSIDIDAHGFGGIIDIIVEMGILGFFIFIFIVYGIYYEIKRINKGIVLVIGFLLIYCFGVQIYFLYPWVLLAIILAYQNNYIHEISN is encoded by the coding sequence GTGAAAATAAACAGAAACAATCTTAGACTGATTTTAACAGTTTGTTTGATTACGTTTTGTATTCAGACACCAGATGTTAAATTAGGATTTGTAAAATTCTCTGAACTTTTACTGTTATTGGCAGCTCCATTTCTTTTAAAAAAACCTATTAATAAGTTTATATTTTACTTTTTTGTTTTTTTTACTATTGAGGCGATATTAGGGCTTATAATTACTTCAACACATCATTTTGATATTCTCGGACCATCGAAATTTAAAGCACCTTATGTTATTACGATAGCACGATATCTTGAGTTAGTATCATGTATTAGTTTGTCTATTATTACATTTCGATTGTTTAAAAATAATGAAGATCAATCAAAAAAAATAATTGATTATTTAGTGAATTGGAATATTCTAATTACTGGTTTCTTTTTTTTTGTTTATATATTAGTCAAAATAGGGTTGCTACCCATATATAGTAGTATTGTTATTTATGATAATGATAGGTTGAGAGGTCTTTACAACGAAGGAGGGCCTTTTGGATTAATGCTTTCTTTTATTTTTATACTTTCTTTTTTTCAGAAAAAGACTAAGTATCGGTTTTTTAAGCAGTTTTTTTTATTTATAATTATTGCCTTTTTTGCCAGATCTAAAGCGGGAATTTTGTTTTCTGTTATTTGGATTGCCTTATTTAATTTTGAGATTTTAAAAAACAAATTAAGATTGGTTATTTTTCCGATGATATTTGTTTTTTTGGCAGGATTCTATTTTTTGTTTATGAATGTAAGTTCTATGTATGTAACAGAATTAAACAGGGTAAAGCAATCAATTAGAGAACGGCCGAAAGATATTAATTTAATTTTAGGAAGGATTTCAGGTGTTTATATTGTTCCAAATATGGTAGAACAAAATACAATTTTTGGAATAGGACTTGGAAATTATCCATTATTAAGAAATAATGCAGAGTACCGAACTTTTTTCCCGAAACCTCCTAAGAAATCTATAGATATTGATGCGCATGGATTTGGAGGAATTATTGATATTATTGTAGAGATGGGAATTCTGGGTTTTTTCATTTTTATATTTATTGTTTATGGTATTTATTACGAAATAAAAAGGATAAATAAAGGAATAGTTCTTGTAATAGGGTTTCTTCTTATTTATTGTTTTGGAGTACAGATTTACTTTTTATATCCATGGGTACTGTTGGCTATTATTTTAGCCTATCAAAATAATTACATACATGAAATTAGTAATTGA
- a CDS encoding DUF6909 family protein has protein sequence MKETKHISRSRAQESSAAIEKMYITMRHLFNRGFYKPMGVSGDSLRESLLALRPEIYGNIGEEKVELNGLLYVIERLPIGIEQCRFINLTSDEGYSKSHFQPIVPPKRRRNCYRIDEEQMNVEITRGRSDIYDILTHLTFIFIESHKIKNRVLLDDGGEVSRDWMKLEQAVLQTKKLSQIEKEKAISHVANILARTFEEVLDIYDAFGSENAPDRFLHVIYWLGKLAIEEVIDNNKRTITFSPVLRERLGHHIHGEIWATNIKEVLKANNLLKRPIHVISANMHSVMNSIFATPLLKTKFKDKSDFYIYEELSKSGAKEIRGVVEELALKNGMISLPDSSGTNIDVQIFDTAKIDWAKTAFPKAKLEEEKPVIIVMDYAFGEQAYETIDELLKPYKKDTLLNVKSVSIMGKAGILEGGKGDIMIPTAHINEGTADNYFFENELTGAMFEGNDIAVFEGAMVTVLGTSLQNRDLLKFFHESTWGVIGLEMEGSYYQKAIQSASKIRKSVPHDIKVRYAYYASDNPLETGSTLASGGLGTTGVKPTYLITIKILEQIFNV, from the coding sequence ATGAAAGAAACCAAACATATATCAAGATCAAGAGCTCAGGAATCATCTGCAGCGATAGAAAAAATGTACATTACAATGCGTCACCTATTCAACCGTGGTTTTTATAAACCAATGGGAGTTTCGGGCGATAGTTTACGCGAATCATTATTAGCATTACGTCCGGAGATATACGGAAACATAGGCGAAGAAAAAGTAGAACTTAATGGTCTTTTATACGTAATAGAACGTTTACCAATAGGAATCGAGCAATGTCGTTTTATTAATTTAACTTCAGACGAAGGATATTCTAAATCACATTTTCAACCCATTGTTCCTCCAAAAAGAAGAAGAAACTGTTACCGAATTGATGAGGAGCAAATGAATGTTGAAATCACCCGCGGGCGATCCGATATTTATGATATTCTGACGCATTTGACTTTTATTTTCATAGAATCACATAAAATTAAAAACAGAGTTTTATTAGATGATGGAGGAGAAGTTTCCCGCGATTGGATGAAATTAGAACAAGCTGTATTGCAAACCAAGAAGCTTTCTCAAATAGAAAAAGAAAAAGCAATTTCGCATGTTGCTAATATTTTGGCAAGAACTTTTGAAGAAGTTTTGGATATTTATGATGCTTTTGGATCAGAGAATGCTCCTGATCGTTTCCTTCACGTTATTTACTGGTTAGGAAAACTGGCGATTGAAGAAGTAATCGACAATAATAAACGTACCATAACTTTTAGTCCGGTTTTAAGAGAGCGTTTAGGACACCATATTCACGGCGAAATCTGGGCAACAAACATCAAGGAAGTTCTTAAGGCAAACAATCTGTTAAAACGCCCAATTCATGTGATTAGTGCAAATATGCACAGTGTGATGAATTCAATTTTTGCAACACCATTGTTGAAAACAAAATTTAAGGACAAGTCTGATTTCTATATTTACGAAGAATTAAGTAAATCAGGTGCCAAAGAAATTAGAGGAGTTGTAGAAGAACTGGCATTAAAAAATGGAATGATTTCGCTACCGGATAGCTCCGGAACGAATATCGATGTTCAGATTTTTGATACGGCTAAAATTGACTGGGCAAAAACGGCTTTTCCAAAGGCAAAACTGGAAGAAGAAAAACCGGTTATCATCGTAATGGATTATGCGTTTGGAGAACAGGCGTATGAAACGATTGATGAACTTTTGAAACCGTATAAAAAAGATACCTTATTGAACGTAAAATCGGTTTCGATAATGGGTAAAGCCGGAATTCTGGAAGGTGGAAAAGGAGATATTATGATCCCCACTGCACATATAAATGAAGGAACTGCTGATAATTATTTCTTTGAAAATGAATTAACAGGAGCTATGTTTGAAGGAAATGATATCGCCGTTTTTGAAGGAGCTATGGTTACCGTTTTAGGAACATCGTTGCAGAACAGAGATTTGTTGAAATTCTTCCATGAGTCTACCTGGGGTGTAATTGGTCTTGAAATGGAAGGATCTTACTATCAGAAAGCGATACAATCTGCTTCAAAAATCAGAAAAAGTGTACCACATGATATCAAGGTTCGCTATGCTTATTATGCATCAGATAATCCTTTGGAAACGGGTAGCACATTAGCGTCAGGCGGATTAGGTACAACGGGTGTAAAACCAACGTATTTGATTACTATTAAAATTTTAGAGCAGATTTTCAACGTATAA